AAAGCAGGACCCGTATCTTACGGCTCTCGGAGGATTTATTGCCATTGAAATAGATCAGAATGATAAGGCCAGATTTTGGCGTCCGGAAATTACGGAGCCAACTGTCAATCTTTTTTTGGCAAACACCCTTTTCTTTTACAGCGGGATTAAGCGCGAAAGCACGGATATTCTGCGCTCTCAGGAACATGGAAATGCTTTGGCGTTGAAGCATAAAACCAAAGAAATCGGCCGACAAATTCTGCGGGCTTTCACGGCGGGAAATTTGGAGGATTTTGGCCGTCTGATGCACGAACACTGGATATTGAAAAAAGAAATGTCTGACAAAATAACTTCTCCTGAACTTGATGATGTTTACGGCCTCGCGATTAAAAATGGCGCGTTGGGCGGCAAACTTATAGGCGCGGGAGGCGGGGGATATTTTCTTTTTTATTGTCCGGATGAAGGAAAAAAGCAAGAAGTAAGTTATGCGATGCGAACCGTCGGTTTTCGCGAAATTCCGATTGCAGTAGACAAAAAAGGAACTCGCGTGCAAAAAATTGATTTTTAGACCCCCGATTTTAGGGGGTTTTTTATAACACGAAAATTTTTATATAACAAGTTTTTTTTAAATTAGTCCGCGCTAAACTAATCGGTAGAAGACCGGACCGGATCACGGAGGTGTTTGGTGAGAACAAGTGAAGAATATGTCTCGTCGTATCTTGAAAGCGTAAAACACACGGCCGAAAAACTTCTTGAAGCCTGTAGAGGAGAAATCGTTTTAATGATTGTTGCCTTGTTTGAAGCGTGGAAAAATGACGTGCCGGTCTTTATTATGGGCAATGGCGGGTCAGCTTCAAGCGCGACTCATTTTGCCGCCGATCTTTCAAAAACTATTGCCGATAAGCCCGGCTATAGAGGCCTGAAAGCCATAACGCCTTGGGATAATATACCGCTCATTAGCGCCATCGTTAACGATCGTCCGAAAGAGGACCTTTTCACGGCCTGGCTTGACACGCACTATGTTAAAGGCGGAGTCGGCGTTGGCATAAGCGTTCATGGCGGAAGCGGAAGCGATAAGGGCGGAAAATGGTCGCAAAACCTTCTCAAGGGTTTGCAGTATATTAAAGATCGCGGTGGGATTACGCTCGGATTTTCCGGATTTGACGGCGGACCGATGAAGGACTTGGTTGATGTCTGCGTTGTCGTGCCTGAAGATTCAACACCGCTCGTTGAATCGTTTCATGTTGTCTTGCAGCATTTAATTGTTTTTCGGATGAGGGACTTGATTCAGGCGGGGAGATGAAGTAATGAAAGGTCGTAAGGCGGTTTTTATTGACCGCGACGGCGTAGTTAATAAGCTGGTGCAAAGGCCCGGTTTTGATTTACCGACAGCCCCGTTTGCTTTTGAAGAATTGCGTATTTTTAACGGCGTCAAAGAAGCTTTGCTGGTTTTAAAACGCATCGGTGTTTTAAGGATTCTTGTAACTAATCAGCCGGATGTCGTATACGGATATTTATCTTACGAAGAGTGGAAAAAAATTCAGGATGAGATTGAAAAACTGGGATTTGATGATGTGTTTATTTGTCCGCACGGGCGGGACGATGGCTGCGAATGTAAAAAACCAAAACCCGGAATGCTGCTTGCGGCACAAAAGAAATGGAACATTGATCTTGGCCGATCTTTCATGATTGGCGATACACAAACAGATATGATGGCGGCTAAAACCGCAGGTTGCCGGACGATTCTCGTGAAGGATCGTTATAACAGCGGGGTAATGAGCGATTTTCGCGCGGGAAGCTTGCTGGAAGCAGCCCGACTGATCGCGCGCCTTATAACGGAAGGAGGGGCAACATGAAACTCTTTGTGGATAGCGCCAATTTGAAAGATATCGCGGAAGCTTTGAAGCGCGGTTTTGTGCGCGGAATTACGACCAATCCGTCTCTTTTGGCCAAAGAGCCGAAGTCAGCGTTTGAAGAGCACATTGAAAAAATCGTCGCGTTGATTCTGTATTATCAGCCGGGCATCCACTTGAGCGTTGAGGTGTTTTCAAGAGAGCCCAATGAAATACTGAGGCAGTCCGTAGAATTTCGAAGGATATTTGAGTACCCCGATCTGAGCATTAAAATACAGATTGGCTTGGATGAACTTGAGATTATAAATTTGTTGAAAAAGGAAGGTTTTTCAGTAAATTGTACCTGCTTAATGACAGTTAATCAGGCAGTTATGGCTGCCGCGGCTGGTGCCAGATATGTCAGTCTGTTTGTCGGGCGTATCCGCGACGGCGGTATTGACATCGGCGGCAAGTTTGAAAAAGAGTTAAAAGACGGCTTTGAAAAAAAGACATTTACAGAAAAAGATTTTGACCCGTTTACGGTCATTAAAGAGACCCGGATGCTTTTGGATAAATCTTATCCTGATGTTGAAATTATCGCCGGAAGCATGCGTTCATGCAATGACATCAAGATGTCCGGACTGGCCGGCGCGCATATTGTGACTGTTCCTCCTAAGTATTTCGCGGATATGGCGGCGCATTTTAAAACTAATGAAGTGGTTGCTCAATTCTTGAAAGATTTTGAAGATTGGATTAAGTAATCCCGCGGGACGCGAGTCGCGCGGGATTTTATTTTTTACCGCTTTTATGTTAAACTTTTTTAAGTATGGAAAAAAAATCCTCAAGCGAATCTGACGGACTCGTTTTCGCAATAAAAAAAATAGTTAAAAAATACCCAAAACTTTTTTTTATCCTCAATCATACGCTTGGCATTTTTGTCGGGAAATCGGCCGGTCAAAGCATAAGACACCTTGCCAAAGGATCGGTTATTCTTAATTTGGGCTCGGGTTCGGCAATAATAAGGGAAGATGTCATCAATGTTGATATTGAACGGCATCCCGGAGTAAAAGTTGTGGCAGACGCGGCTAAGTTGCCTTTTAAAAACGATTCGGTTGACGCGATTATTGCCGAATCGCTTTTGGAGCATATTCTTGATCCGGGGGCGGTTGTAAAAGAAATACACAGGGTTTTAAAAATCGGCGGGATAGTCTACATAACAACTCCGTTCATAATAGGTTTTCATTCCTCGCCCAATGATTATTACAGGTGGACTGATTCGGGCTTACGCGAATTGTTAAAAAATTTTGAAGAAAAAGAATTGGGAATTATGGTGGGGCCGACCAACGCCATGACCTATATTTTAAGAGAGTGGCTGGCCCTGGTTTTGTCTTTTAATATAAATTTTTTGCGCCAGATTTTCGTAATGTTTTTTATGGTCCTTTTCGCCCCGCTTAATTTTCTGGACTATATTTTCGCGCGATTTAAAGGCGCCAAAAACATCGCGCACGCTTTTTACTTTATGGGGATAAAAAAATAATAATTTTAATAAACATGCTGTTTTATAAGCTTAAAAGGCGGGCAATTTCTCTTTTAAGAGCCGTTAAGTTAATGCGGCCGGTTAACAGTTTAAATAACTTTCGTTTTCGCTTATTAAAATTGTGTTGTTTTTTAACCGGGGCGAATGCGTTGGAAAGCGTTTACAACGACGGATATTTTAATGTCGCTAATTGGGAATATGCGCTAGGGATTTCCCCGAAGATTTTTGCCGAAACCATCGTGAACTTATATGGAGTAAGAAGCGTCGCGGATATCGGCTGCGGGCCCGGTTTTTACTCTAGAGAATTTGGGAAATTGGGCGTTGATTATTTTGGAGCGGATGGGAGCCCCGCGGCATTGAGGAATTTGATTATTGACAAGAGAAATTTCATTCTGCGGGACTTAACGGAAAAATTTAATCTGTCCAGAAAATACGATTGCGCGATTTGTTTAGAGGTTGCCGAACATATTCCGGCCGATAAATCAG
The genomic region above belongs to Candidatus Niyogibacteria bacterium and contains:
- a CDS encoding galactokinase; translation: MSAPMIFSRTPFRISLGGGSTDLPSYSRKFGGFIFGFAIQMYMDIFVRKPVIYDRVDLQYLEFESEESPEKLRHPIARTALNMIGIKRAVSIYFKSDTPMGTGLGSSGACAVGLLNALYKYTGIEKSQHDLAEDAFTITQDLGLPDGKQDPYLTALGGFIAIEIDQNDKARFWRPEITEPTVNLFLANTLFFYSGIKRESTDILRSQEHGNALALKHKTKEIGRQILRAFTAGNLEDFGRLMHEHWILKKEMSDKITSPELDDVYGLAIKNGALGGKLIGAGGGGYFLFYCPDEGKKQEVSYAMRTVGFREIPIAVDKKGTRVQKIDF
- a CDS encoding SIS domain-containing protein gives rise to the protein MRTSEEYVSSYLESVKHTAEKLLEACRGEIVLMIVALFEAWKNDVPVFIMGNGGSASSATHFAADLSKTIADKPGYRGLKAITPWDNIPLISAIVNDRPKEDLFTAWLDTHYVKGGVGVGISVHGGSGSDKGGKWSQNLLKGLQYIKDRGGITLGFSGFDGGPMKDLVDVCVVVPEDSTPLVESFHVVLQHLIVFRMRDLIQAGR
- a CDS encoding HAD-IIIA family hydrolase; this encodes MKGRKAVFIDRDGVVNKLVQRPGFDLPTAPFAFEELRIFNGVKEALLVLKRIGVLRILVTNQPDVVYGYLSYEEWKKIQDEIEKLGFDDVFICPHGRDDGCECKKPKPGMLLAAQKKWNIDLGRSFMIGDTQTDMMAAKTAGCRTILVKDRYNSGVMSDFRAGSLLEAARLIARLITEGGAT
- a CDS encoding class I SAM-dependent methyltransferase yields the protein MEKKSSSESDGLVFAIKKIVKKYPKLFFILNHTLGIFVGKSAGQSIRHLAKGSVILNLGSGSAIIREDVINVDIERHPGVKVVADAAKLPFKNDSVDAIIAESLLEHILDPGAVVKEIHRVLKIGGIVYITTPFIIGFHSSPNDYYRWTDSGLRELLKNFEEKELGIMVGPTNAMTYILREWLALVLSFNINFLRQIFVMFFMVLFAPLNFLDYIFARFKGAKNIAHAFYFMGIKK
- a CDS encoding methyltransferase domain-containing protein, giving the protein MESVYNDGYFNVANWEYALGISPKIFAETIVNLYGVRSVADIGCGPGFYSREFGKLGVDYFGADGSPAALRNLIIDKRNFILRDLTEKFNLSRKYDCAICLEVAEHIPADKSEILVENLSKISDLIFFTAARPGQGGHDHINEQSPQFWVNIFNNFDFEFQLDDTNRIKKILADNNVVFWIKDNLLVFRRRK